One Mycolicibacterium sarraceniae genomic window carries:
- the purS gene encoding phosphoribosylformylglycinamidine synthase subunit PurS, giving the protein MARVVVNVMPKAEILDPQGQAIVGTLGRLGHAGVSDVRQGKRFELEVDDSISDSELAEIAESLLANTVIEDWSVTREQA; this is encoded by the coding sequence GTGGCCCGTGTGGTGGTCAACGTGATGCCCAAAGCCGAGATTCTCGACCCCCAGGGTCAGGCCATCGTCGGCACCCTGGGCCGGCTGGGACACGCCGGCGTCTCGGATGTCCGGCAGGGCAAACGATTTGAACTCGAAGTCGACGATTCGATCAGTGATTCCGAACTCGCCGAGATCGCCGAGTCGCTGCTGGCGAACACGGTGATCGAGGACTGGTCCGTCACCCGGGAGCAGGCGTGA
- a CDS encoding Dyp-type peroxidase, whose amino-acid sequence MPPPQPQPVLAPLTPAAIFLVATINDGGEAVVHDALADLSGLTRAIGFRDPSKHLSMVTSIGSDAWDRLFAGPRPKDLHPFVELTGARHHAPSTPGDLLFHIRAEVLDVCFELGSRVAKAMAGAITIVDEVHGFKFFDNRDLLGFVDGTENPDGPVAVSATEIGDEDPDFTGGCYVHIQKYVHDMASWESLSVTEQERVIGRSKLEDIEMADDVKPSNSHIALNVIEDADGNERKIVRANMPFGEIGAGESGTYYIGYSRSPDVTEKMLENMFIGDPPGNTDRILDFSTALTGALFFTPVADFLDDPPPLPDFGEIAAAPPASATTSDGSLAIGSLKGQP is encoded by the coding sequence GTGCCTCCTCCACAGCCGCAACCGGTGCTGGCGCCCCTGACACCGGCTGCCATTTTTTTGGTGGCGACCATCAATGACGGCGGTGAGGCGGTGGTGCATGACGCCTTGGCTGACCTCTCGGGTCTGACGCGGGCGATCGGATTTCGTGATCCGTCCAAGCACCTGTCGATGGTCACCTCGATCGGGTCCGACGCCTGGGATCGGTTGTTCGCGGGGCCACGCCCCAAGGACCTGCACCCCTTCGTCGAGTTGACCGGTGCCCGTCACCACGCCCCCTCGACGCCGGGTGATCTGTTGTTCCACATCCGTGCCGAGGTGCTCGACGTCTGTTTCGAGCTGGGCAGCAGGGTGGCCAAAGCCATGGCCGGCGCGATCACCATCGTCGACGAGGTGCACGGCTTCAAGTTCTTCGACAACCGCGATCTGCTGGGCTTCGTCGACGGCACCGAGAATCCGGACGGCCCGGTAGCGGTCAGCGCCACCGAGATCGGCGACGAGGATCCGGATTTCACCGGCGGCTGCTATGTGCACATCCAGAAGTACGTCCACGACATGGCGTCGTGGGAGTCACTGTCGGTGACCGAGCAGGAGCGCGTGATCGGCCGCAGCAAACTCGAGGACATCGAGATGGCTGATGATGTGAAACCGTCCAACTCCCATATCGCGCTGAACGTCATCGAGGACGCCGACGGCAACGAGCGCAAGATCGTCCGGGCCAATATGCCGTTCGGCGAGATCGGCGCCGGCGAGTCCGGGACTTATTACATCGGTTATTCGCGTTCCCCCGATGTGACCGAGAAGATGCTGGAGAACATGTTCATCGGCGACCCGCCGGGCAACACGGACCGCATCCTCGATTTCTCCACGGCGCTCACCGGCGCACTGTTCTTCACCCCGGTCGCCGATTTCCTCGACGATCCCCCGCCCTTGCCGGACTTCGGCGAGATCGCGGCAGCTCCCCCGGCATCCGCCACCACCTCCGACGGTTCACTGGCGATTGGCAGCCTGAAAGGACAGCCCTGA
- a CDS encoding MBL fold metallo-hydrolase, with protein sequence MELTHFGHSCLLAEFDGATLLFDPGSFSHGFEGVTGLSAILITHQHADHADRERLPALVEANPNAVLYADPATAAELGEPWRAVHVGDSVSVAGLTIRGVGGRHAVIHPEIPVIDNISYLVGDDDHPARLMHPGDALFVPDEPVDVLAAPAAAPWMRISEAVDYLRAVAPAHAVPIHQGIVAPEARGIYYGRLTEMTDTDFRVLPEENSFRF encoded by the coding sequence ATGGAACTGACGCATTTCGGGCATTCGTGCCTTCTCGCCGAGTTCGACGGAGCCACGCTGTTGTTCGATCCGGGAAGTTTCTCCCACGGTTTCGAGGGTGTCACCGGCCTGTCGGCCATCCTGATCACCCACCAACACGCCGACCATGCTGACCGGGAACGGCTGCCCGCACTGGTCGAGGCCAACCCGAACGCGGTGCTCTACGCCGATCCGGCTACCGCAGCCGAGCTCGGTGAACCGTGGCGCGCCGTGCACGTCGGCGACTCGGTGAGCGTCGCCGGCCTGACGATCCGCGGGGTCGGCGGGCGGCACGCCGTCATCCATCCGGAGATCCCGGTGATCGACAACATCTCGTATCTGGTCGGCGATGACGACCATCCCGCCCGGCTCATGCATCCCGGCGATGCGTTGTTCGTGCCCGACGAGCCGGTGGACGTGCTGGCCGCTCCGGCGGCCGCACCATGGATGCGGATCTCCGAGGCGGTCGACTACCTGCGGGCGGTGGCACCGGCGCATGCGGTCCCGATTCATCAGGGCATAGTGGCTCCGGAGGCGCGTGGCATCTATTACGGTCGGCTCACCGAGATGACCGACACCGACTTCCGGGTGTTGCCGGAGGAAAACTCGTTCCGGTTCTGA
- a CDS encoding cation:proton antiporter, with the protein MVQSLIALSVVLAIWSLLARPMQRGRITAPILLVVVGAGIEYGTYNAVADTLNTQVAQHLAELILAVLVFVDATDVRGGLLGRDPRSALRLLSIALPLSIGLAFVLGYWLLPGVTWPVALVLACIVVPTDFAPASRILRDARIPERVRDLLNVEAGFKDGIIAPVLVFALALASGPEDAEPPMDAFATAVPEVGIALVVGPLVGWVLGKLANTAERRNLMTDQSKRIIFVAAPLLSYSLSVGLGGNGFVSAFLCGMALNYVRRAQGNRRELELIDDVAVLLTAFMWFVVAGIGVIALMSGGITWGMVGYTVLAVCVVRLIPVLLGLLGSRLDWRERLLVGWLGPRGTTSIVFGLLAFNVLEGDVEKTALLIMVLVVLSSVLVHGLSASYVAHVFARSTVRRRGSAAPRH; encoded by the coding sequence GTGGTGCAGTCCCTTATCGCGCTCTCGGTGGTCCTGGCGATCTGGTCTTTGCTCGCCCGCCCGATGCAACGGGGCCGGATCACTGCGCCGATCCTGCTGGTCGTGGTCGGGGCGGGCATCGAATACGGCACCTATAACGCCGTCGCCGACACCCTGAATACCCAGGTCGCCCAGCATCTCGCTGAGCTGATCCTGGCTGTGCTGGTCTTCGTCGACGCCACCGATGTGCGCGGCGGTCTGTTGGGCCGGGATCCCCGCTCGGCGCTGCGGCTGCTGAGCATCGCGCTTCCGCTGAGCATCGGACTGGCGTTCGTGCTGGGGTACTGGCTGTTGCCGGGTGTCACCTGGCCGGTGGCCCTGGTTCTCGCCTGCATCGTGGTGCCGACCGACTTCGCGCCCGCATCCCGAATACTGCGCGACGCACGGATTCCCGAGCGAGTGCGCGACCTGCTCAACGTCGAGGCGGGATTCAAGGACGGCATCATCGCTCCGGTACTTGTCTTCGCGCTGGCGCTGGCCTCGGGGCCCGAAGACGCCGAACCGCCGATGGACGCGTTCGCCACGGCGGTCCCCGAGGTCGGCATCGCCCTCGTCGTTGGCCCCCTCGTCGGATGGGTACTCGGCAAGCTGGCCAACACCGCCGAACGGCGCAACCTGATGACTGACCAATCCAAACGGATCATCTTCGTCGCCGCCCCGCTGCTCTCCTACTCGCTGAGCGTCGGTCTCGGCGGCAACGGGTTCGTATCCGCGTTCCTCTGCGGGATGGCACTCAACTATGTGCGCCGGGCGCAGGGCAACCGGCGGGAGCTGGAACTCATCGACGACGTCGCTGTGTTGCTGACCGCCTTCATGTGGTTCGTGGTGGCCGGCATCGGCGTCATCGCGCTGATGTCGGGCGGCATCACGTGGGGCATGGTCGGCTATACCGTGCTGGCCGTTTGCGTCGTCCGGCTGATTCCGGTGCTGCTCGGGCTGCTCGGATCGCGGCTGGACTGGCGGGAGCGGTTGCTCGTCGGCTGGCTGGGGCCACGGGGGACCACCTCGATCGTGTTCGGTCTGCTGGCATTCAACGTGCTCGAGGGCGACGTCGAGAAGACGGCGTTGTTGATCATGGTGCTGGTGGTGCTGAGCAGCGTGCTGGTGCACGGCCTCAGCGCGTCCTACGTCGCCCACGTCTTTGCGCGTTCCACTGTGCGACGGCGGGGCAGCGCGGCGCCGCGCCACTAG
- a CDS encoding family 1 encapsulin nanocompartment shell protein, giving the protein MNNLYRELAPITESAWHEIELEATRTFKRHIAGRRVVDVSEPGGPVTAAISTGHLRDVPAPADGVVAHLREAKPLVRLRVPFTVSRIAIDDVERGAQDSDWDPVKDAAKKLAFIEDRAIFEGYSAASIDGIRSCSSNPALALPEDAREYPDVFAQALSELRLAGVDGPYSVLLSADAYTKVSETTEHGYPIREHLNRLVDGEIIWAPAIDGAFLLSTRGGDFDLQLGTDVAIGYLNHDADTVQLYLQETLTFLCYTAEASVALTT; this is encoded by the coding sequence ATGAACAACCTTTACCGCGAGCTTGCCCCGATCACCGAATCAGCTTGGCATGAAATCGAATTGGAGGCCACCCGGACCTTCAAGCGACACATCGCCGGCCGCCGCGTTGTCGATGTGAGCGAGCCGGGCGGGCCGGTGACGGCGGCGATCAGCACCGGCCATCTGCGCGACGTGCCCGCCCCGGCGGACGGCGTGGTGGCTCATCTTCGGGAGGCCAAGCCGCTGGTGCGGCTGCGGGTGCCGTTCACGGTGTCGCGCATCGCGATCGACGATGTGGAGCGCGGTGCGCAGGACTCCGACTGGGATCCGGTGAAGGACGCCGCCAAGAAGCTGGCGTTCATCGAGGATCGCGCGATTTTCGAAGGTTACTCAGCGGCGTCGATCGATGGCATCCGCAGCTGCAGCTCCAACCCGGCGCTGGCGCTGCCTGAGGACGCCCGCGAGTACCCCGACGTCTTCGCGCAGGCGCTCTCCGAGCTGCGGCTGGCCGGTGTGGACGGTCCGTATTCGGTGCTGCTGTCGGCGGACGCCTACACGAAGGTCAGTGAGACCACCGAGCACGGCTATCCGATCCGCGAGCACCTCAACCGACTCGTGGATGGCGAGATCATCTGGGCGCCCGCGATCGACGGCGCGTTCCTGCTGAGCACTCGTGGCGGCGATTTCGATCTTCAGCTGGGCACCGATGTCGCGATCGGTTACCTGAACCATGATGCCGACACCGTGCAGCTGTACCTGCAGGAGACGCTGACGTTCCTCTGCTACACCGCCGAGGCGTCGGTCGCACTGACCACCTAG
- the purL gene encoding phosphoribosylformylglycinamidine synthase subunit PurL: protein MTSGLTGAVDSVDHATTTPEHPQPYRELGLKDDEYQRIRDILGRRPTDAELAMYSVMWSEHCSYKSSKVHLRYFGETTTDEMRKSMLAGIGENAGVVDIGDGWAVTFKVESHNHPSYVEPYQGAATGVGGIVRDIMAMGARPVAVMDQLRFGAADAPDTRRVLDGVVRGIGGYGNSLGLPNIGGETIFDPSYAGNPLVNALCVGVLRKEDLHLAFASGTGNKIILFGARTGLDGIGGVSVLASDTFGGDEGSGPGRKKLPSVQVGDPFMEKVLIECCLELYAAGLVIGIQDLGGAGLSCATSELASAGDGGMAIELDRVPQRAANMTPAEILSSESQERMCAVVAPENVDAFLAVCRKWEVLATVIGEVTDGDRLQITWHGETVVDVPPRTVAHEGPVYERPVARPDWQDALIADTSAALPRPVTGDELRATLLALVGSPHLCSRAFITEQYDRYVRGNTVLAEHADGGVLRIDETTGRGIALSTDASGRYTQLDPYTGAQLALAEAYRNVAVTGATPIAVTNCLNFGSPEDPGVMWQFSQAVRGLADGCVALGIPVTGGNVSFYNQTGATAILPTPVVGVLGVIDDVSRRIPTGLGNEPGETLFLLGETRDEFDGSVWAQVTGDHLGGVPPRVDLTREKLLAEVLAAASRDGLASAAHDLSEGGLIQAVVEAALAGETGCRIVLPEGFAEDGGPFTFLFSESAGRVLVAVPRTEESRFAAMCDARGLPATRIGVSDPGSDSVEVQGLFTVTLEELRTTSEKVLPGLFG, encoded by the coding sequence GTGACATCTGGGCTCACTGGAGCTGTCGACAGCGTCGACCATGCGACGACCACCCCCGAGCACCCGCAGCCGTACCGCGAACTCGGCCTCAAAGACGACGAATATCAGCGGATCCGGGACATCCTCGGCCGCAGGCCCACCGACGCCGAACTCGCGATGTACTCGGTGATGTGGAGCGAACACTGCTCCTACAAATCCTCCAAGGTGCACCTGCGGTACTTCGGCGAGACCACCACCGACGAGATGCGCAAGTCGATGCTGGCCGGGATTGGCGAGAACGCGGGCGTGGTCGACATCGGTGACGGCTGGGCGGTGACGTTCAAGGTTGAGTCGCACAACCACCCGTCCTATGTCGAGCCGTATCAGGGCGCGGCCACCGGGGTGGGCGGCATCGTCCGCGACATCATGGCGATGGGCGCGCGCCCGGTGGCGGTCATGGACCAGCTGCGCTTCGGTGCGGCCGACGCCCCCGACACCCGCCGCGTGCTCGACGGCGTGGTCCGCGGCATCGGCGGCTACGGCAACTCCCTGGGTCTGCCCAATATCGGCGGCGAGACGATCTTCGATCCGTCCTACGCCGGCAACCCTCTGGTCAACGCACTGTGCGTCGGGGTGCTGCGCAAGGAGGACCTGCATCTGGCGTTCGCCTCCGGAACTGGGAACAAGATCATCCTGTTCGGCGCACGCACCGGGCTCGACGGGATCGGCGGGGTGTCGGTGCTGGCATCGGACACCTTCGGCGGGGATGAGGGCTCCGGTCCCGGCCGCAAGAAGCTGCCCAGTGTTCAGGTCGGCGACCCGTTCATGGAGAAGGTGCTCATCGAGTGCTGTCTCGAGCTGTACGCCGCCGGGCTGGTGATCGGCATCCAGGACCTCGGTGGCGCCGGATTGTCCTGTGCCACTTCGGAGTTAGCGTCCGCCGGTGACGGCGGGATGGCCATCGAACTGGACAGGGTGCCCCAGCGCGCGGCCAACATGACCCCGGCGGAGATCCTGTCCAGCGAATCGCAGGAGCGCATGTGCGCGGTGGTGGCCCCGGAGAACGTCGACGCGTTCCTGGCCGTTTGCCGCAAGTGGGAGGTGCTGGCGACGGTGATCGGTGAGGTCACCGATGGTGACCGGCTCCAGATCACCTGGCACGGCGAGACCGTCGTCGATGTGCCGCCCCGTACCGTCGCGCACGAAGGACCGGTCTATGAGCGGCCGGTGGCCCGCCCGGACTGGCAGGACGCGCTGATCGCCGACACCTCAGCCGCATTGCCGCGCCCGGTGACCGGCGACGAGCTGCGCGCGACTCTGCTAGCGCTGGTTGGCAGTCCACATCTATGCAGCCGCGCCTTCATCACCGAGCAGTACGACCGCTACGTGCGTGGCAACACCGTGCTCGCCGAGCACGCGGACGGCGGCGTGCTGCGCATTGACGAAACCACCGGTCGCGGTATCGCGTTGTCCACCGACGCCTCGGGGCGCTACACCCAGCTCGACCCGTACACCGGCGCACAGCTGGCGCTGGCCGAGGCCTATCGCAATGTCGCGGTCACCGGCGCCACCCCGATCGCGGTGACCAACTGCCTGAACTTCGGCTCGCCCGAGGATCCCGGCGTGATGTGGCAGTTCTCGCAGGCCGTCCGCGGCCTCGCGGATGGCTGTGTGGCCCTGGGTATTCCGGTCACCGGCGGCAACGTCAGCTTCTACAACCAGACCGGCGCGACGGCCATTCTCCCGACGCCGGTGGTGGGCGTGCTCGGTGTGATCGACGATGTCAGCCGGCGCATCCCCACCGGGCTGGGCAACGAGCCGGGGGAGACGCTGTTCCTGCTCGGTGAGACCCGCGACGAGTTCGACGGCTCGGTCTGGGCTCAGGTCACCGGTGACCACCTCGGCGGTGTGCCGCCGAGGGTGGACCTGACTCGGGAGAAGCTGCTGGCCGAAGTACTGGCCGCGGCCTCGCGGGACGGACTGGCCTCCGCGGCGCACGACCTGAGCGAAGGCGGCCTTATCCAAGCGGTGGTAGAGGCGGCCCTGGCGGGTGAAACCGGTTGCCGCATCGTGCTTCCCGAAGGGTTTGCGGAAGACGGAGGCCCGTTCACGTTCCTGTTCTCCGAATCGGCGGGGCGCGTGCTCGTGGCCGTGCCACGCACCGAGGAGAGCCGCTTCGCGGCCATGTGCGACGCCCGCGGGCTGCCGGCCACCCGGATCGGGGTGTCCGACCCAGGATCGGATTCCGTTGAGGTGCAAGGCTTATTCACGGTGACGCTGGAAGAGTTGCGGACCACCTCGGAGAAAGTGCTGCCCGGGCTTTTCGGATGA
- a CDS encoding cytochrome P450, whose translation MPQWDWGHLSPWGRFDQYRREYDRIADELIRWCTAGHETTATTLAWAVERHPALHRCRVRVQGDAGGAADSAAGLRDQAVESAGQRCAVARHGPDARITLR comes from the coding sequence GTGCCGCAATGGGATTGGGGGCACCTGAGCCCGTGGGGCCGGTTCGATCAGTACCGCCGCGAATACGACCGGATCGCCGACGAGCTGATCCGCTGGTGCACCGCCGGCCACGAGACGACTGCCACCACGCTGGCCTGGGCCGTGGAGCGGCATCCGGCGCTGCATCGGTGCCGCGTTCGTGTCCAGGGAGATGCGGGTGGCGCCGCGGACTCTGCTGCGGGACTGCGCGATCAGGCCGTCGAGAGCGCCGGGCAAAGGTGCGCTGTTGCGCGCCACGGCCCGGACGCGCGCATAACACTTCGGTGA
- the purQ gene encoding phosphoribosylformylglycinamidine synthase subunit PurQ, with protein sequence MSARIGVITFPGTLDDVDAARAVRLAGAEEVSLWHGDADLKGVDAVVVPGGFSYGDYLRCGAIAKFAPVMGEVITAANAGLPVLGICNGFQVLCEAGLLPGALTRNAGLHFICRDVWLTVDSITSAWTSRYESGAELLVPLKSGEGRYVASEAVLDELEGEGRVVFRYADNPNGSMRDIAGVSSANGRVVGLMPHPEHATEALTGPSDDGLGLFLSALDAVLAASP encoded by the coding sequence GTGAGCGCACGGATCGGGGTCATCACCTTCCCCGGCACGCTCGATGACGTCGACGCCGCCCGCGCGGTTCGGCTGGCCGGCGCCGAGGAGGTCAGCCTCTGGCATGGTGACGCCGACCTCAAAGGCGTCGACGCCGTCGTCGTGCCGGGTGGTTTCTCCTACGGCGATTACCTGCGCTGCGGTGCGATCGCGAAGTTCGCACCCGTCATGGGTGAGGTCATCACCGCGGCCAACGCCGGTCTGCCGGTGCTGGGCATCTGCAACGGATTCCAGGTGTTGTGCGAGGCCGGGCTGCTGCCGGGTGCGCTGACCCGCAACGCCGGTCTGCACTTCATCTGCCGCGACGTCTGGCTGACGGTGGACTCCATCACCAGCGCGTGGACCTCGCGCTACGAGTCGGGCGCCGAGCTGTTGGTGCCGCTGAAGTCCGGTGAGGGCCGCTATGTGGCCAGCGAAGCCGTGCTCGACGAACTCGAGGGCGAAGGCCGGGTGGTCTTTCGCTACGCCGACAACCCCAACGGCTCGATGCGCGATATCGCCGGAGTCAGCTCGGCCAACGGCCGCGTCGTCGGGCTGATGCCGCACCCCGAACACGCCACCGAAGCGCTGACCGGCCCGTCGGACGACGGGCTCGGCCTGTTCCTCTCCGCGCTCGACGCGGTACTGGCCGCCTCCCCATAA
- a CDS encoding ATPase yields MRLAIAVVLVACGLAIAPPAAADPDTCPPNCDRIPDAAWIAPWAIPLNARYTWPRLAGVAVTATAPRFRFEELCGTPPVAEDPRAYAVAERATVINPDGQWQLQATVMHWRGETWRGGELADDVFHRAVAALRSCQRTNPTASPSLTVDQQDRMAAVISGPVILRQYLMTNAANSSVTELALWSTAPPLTAWPMASDETLLDALGAPLCTAYIGSCR; encoded by the coding sequence GTGCGGTTGGCTATCGCGGTGGTGCTGGTGGCCTGCGGGCTTGCCATCGCACCGCCCGCTGCCGCCGACCCCGACACCTGCCCGCCCAACTGCGACCGCATCCCGGACGCCGCGTGGATTGCGCCGTGGGCGATACCGCTCAATGCCCGCTACACCTGGCCGCGCCTGGCCGGCGTCGCGGTGACTGCCACCGCGCCGCGGTTCCGTTTCGAAGAACTGTGCGGCACCCCGCCGGTCGCCGAGGATCCGCGTGCCTACGCCGTCGCCGAACGGGCCACGGTGATCAACCCGGACGGCCAGTGGCAGCTGCAGGCGACGGTGATGCACTGGCGCGGAGAGACCTGGCGCGGGGGTGAGCTCGCCGACGACGTCTTTCACCGTGCTGTGGCCGCGCTGCGGTCCTGCCAACGCACCAATCCAACGGCCTCGCCCTCGCTGACTGTCGACCAGCAGGACCGGATGGCCGCGGTGATCAGCGGACCGGTGATCCTGCGCCAGTATCTGATGACCAACGCAGCCAACAGCTCCGTGACCGAGTTGGCGCTGTGGTCGACCGCACCACCACTGACCGCATGGCCGATGGCCAGCGACGAGACCCTGCTCGATGCGCTCGGCGCGCCCTTGTGCACCGCCTACATCGGGTCATGCCGGTGA
- a CDS encoding M18 family aminopeptidase, with translation MSTGASARGLCEFIDASPSPFHVCHTVAGRLRAAGYTELAETARWPDGAGRYYTVRAGSLVAWRSADPGSPFRIVGGHTDSPNLRVKQHPDRVVAGWRVVALEPYGGAWLNSWLDRDLGISGRLSVRDSDAVGGVSHRLVRIDEPILRVPQLAIHLAEDRAAVKLDPQRHVNAVWGLGAEPRSFLGYAAEWAGVPAADLLSADLMTHDLTPAALTGGDGQFVSAPRLDNQGTCYAGLEAFLAAEPRAYLPVLALFDHEEVGSTSDHGAQSDLLLTTLERIVLSAGGDREDFLRLLTASMVASGDMAHATHPNYPDRHEPGHLIAVNGGPVLKVQPNLRYATDGRTAAAFELACRQAGVPLQRYEHRADLPCGSTIGPMTSARTGIPTVDVGAAQLAMHSARELMGADDIVAYAAALQAFLSPA, from the coding sequence ATGTCCACAGGTGCCAGCGCTCGCGGGTTGTGTGAGTTCATCGACGCGTCGCCGTCGCCGTTCCACGTCTGTCACACCGTCGCCGGGCGGCTGCGCGCCGCCGGCTACACCGAGCTGGCCGAAACCGCTCGGTGGCCGGACGGGGCCGGTCGGTACTACACGGTGCGGGCCGGCTCGCTGGTCGCGTGGCGGAGCGCCGACCCTGGCAGCCCCTTTCGCATCGTCGGCGGCCACACCGACAGCCCCAACCTGCGGGTCAAGCAGCATCCGGACCGGGTGGTGGCCGGCTGGCGGGTCGTGGCGCTGGAGCCCTATGGCGGGGCGTGGCTGAACTCCTGGCTGGACCGCGATCTCGGGATCAGCGGCCGGTTGTCGGTGCGTGACTCCGACGCCGTCGGTGGCGTATCGCACCGGTTGGTACGGATCGACGAGCCGATCCTGCGGGTACCGCAGCTGGCGATCCACCTCGCCGAGGACCGGGCGGCCGTCAAGCTCGACCCCCAGCGTCACGTCAATGCGGTATGGGGGCTCGGTGCCGAGCCCCGGTCATTCCTCGGCTACGCCGCCGAATGGGCCGGGGTGCCCGCGGCCGATCTGCTGTCCGCCGACCTGATGACCCACGATCTGACCCCTGCAGCGCTCACCGGTGGCGACGGCCAGTTCGTCAGCGCCCCCAGGCTGGACAACCAGGGCACCTGCTACGCCGGGCTGGAGGCGTTCCTGGCCGCCGAACCACGGGCATACCTGCCGGTGCTGGCGTTGTTCGATCACGAGGAGGTCGGCTCGACGTCGGATCATGGTGCCCAGTCGGATCTGCTGCTGACCACGCTGGAACGTATCGTCCTTTCCGCGGGGGGAGACCGGGAGGATTTCCTGCGCCTGCTGACCGCGTCGATGGTGGCGTCCGGCGATATGGCCCACGCGACGCACCCCAATTATCCCGACCGCCACGAACCCGGACACCTGATCGCCGTCAACGGCGGGCCGGTACTCAAGGTGCAGCCGAACCTGCGCTACGCCACCGACGGCCGCACGGCCGCCGCATTCGAGCTGGCCTGCCGGCAGGCCGGAGTGCCACTGCAGCGCTACGAACACCGCGCCGACCTGCCGTGCGGCTCGACGATCGGCCCGATGACATCGGCACGCACCGGTATCCCCACCGTGGACGTCGGCGCGGCCCAGCTGGCCATGCATTCGGCTCGTGAACTGATGGGCGCCGACGACATCGTCGCGTATGCGGCTGCGCTGCAGGCATTTCTGTCACCCGCCTAA